The Rhinoraja longicauda isolate Sanriku21f chromosome 19, sRhiLon1.1, whole genome shotgun sequence genome includes a window with the following:
- the LOC144602603 gene encoding uncharacterized protein LOC144602603 — MTETARALSLNPGGKESKLYCEEHQEEVKLFCETDKKLVCLICRDAREHKSHSFMPIQEAVESYKELIKTSLEILTKNKSAAEEMEQQQKEKISGVRILNEKERLFLKDLREEEESVLNTMENNLRAIQEEINSIQEKLLKLQERMKQTDSLIFLKEETRQKRR; from the exons atGACTGAGacagctcgagcactgagcctgaacccgggagggaaggaaagtaaactttactgcgaggaacatcaggaagaagtgaagctgttttgtgaaaccgacaagaaactggtctgcctgatctgccgagacgcgcgggaacacaagtcCCACAGTTTCATGCCGATTCAGGAAGCTGTTGAaagctacaag gagctgattaaaacttccttggagattctcacaaaaaataaatcagcggcggaggaaatggagcagcaacagaaagagaagatttctggagtccgg attctcaatgagaaagagcggCTCTTTCTCAAGGATCTCCGGGAAGAAGAGGAGAGCGTTCTAAATACAATGGAGAATAATCTACGAGCGATTCAAGAGGAAATAAACTCTATTCAAGAGAAACTCTTAAAGCTGCAGGAGCGGATGAAACAGACGGACagtttgatatttctgaag